The sequence aatACTACTTTTAAACTGGGCACGTGCATCCCCACTAGTGGTAAAAAACAGGCGTCCGCTCAACGTCCTATCTCCGCACGGTGTCTCCGTTCctgccctcgccggcgccgaggtGCCCACTCCACCCACCGCTGTGGTGGCGGCGAGAAACCCTGACACCACAACACGCCGCGTGCCTAGCGTGTTATCAAAGAGGCAATTACGCGCTGTGCTGGCTATATATCTACCGCCTCGACCTTGTCACTCCGTCGCCATACGGCATCGTAGCCTGCTCAGCAGGTCTAACTGCTTGCTCCAATCTCCTTTGTGCTACTCACAATTTTGCTTGCTTGGCGTGGTGTTAGTTCTACGTTGCTGTTCGGTGGTCACTGCTACGCCTGCTACTGTATGCACTTTAATAAGCTTGATTTCTGCACGAGGGCTTCAAATCTAAGTATTTTGGAAATAGTTGATGTGAATTAAATATTAGGCTATCACCTACTTTGTTTCAGGGCATGTCTATTGAGGAGGGGCATGCGAAGTTTTTTCTCCCGTTGCAACGCAATGCTTTCTGGCCCGTCAATCTGAATTCTAATCGGAGTCCGAACAAATCAATCTGAATTCTAATTGAAATCGGATAAATCAATCAGAATTCCAATCGGAACACGATCAATCAGTGTCTCATACAATCACGACACGGCTTATATATGAAGTGAATGAACACAAAGTTGATGATGATATTATATAGGTCTATTATATtcagtggcgaagccagcctGACAACTGACCTAGGGCGGAACAGTACCTGCGAAACAGTGCAACGGGCCCTGGAAGGCGCGCGTGCAGGCTCGCTGGCCGCCGGTGCCCGGCGCTCCAGGCCTCCGGCCGCcgtccaccggccgccgccccacgcccccgccggctgcctccacctccgcccgccgcagAGCCGCCTTGGAGAGTTGGagtcctccgccgcccgccgccgagcacCCGAGCCACcttggatttggatttggatgccgccgccgagcgtggagagcgccggcggcagcgagggGCGGAGCGGCCACGGCCGtggcccgcgggggggggggggggggggggcgctgggTGTGGCTGCGCGGCGAGGCTACGAGTAGTGAGCGCCGAGTGCTAAGGCGAGCAGAGCCGGAGGCCGGAGTGTGTGGATTTGCTTTGCGGACTTGCGGTGGCGGTGCAGCACAGAGAACGGGGAAGGGAAAACTATGTTGGCGACCTGGGCTGGGCTGTTGACTCCTGCGGTGCTGCCTGCTGGGCCGTAGACGCAGACAACCATGGCCCACGACGTGGCAGTGCAGCACCATGGTCGCCCTCGGCCCTTCCCCTTCCGCAGTCTGCCCGTCGCTCCGTCCCCGTCTTCACCACGTCCGGGCGCCCGGCGGCCGTCGTCGACTCTTAGGCAGCTCGGCTCCTTGCTCGCCCGGCCAGAGGGACCTAAGGCGGCCGCCCTAGCTCGCTCTAGTGGTGGCTTCACCTCTGATTATATTATCCGTAGCGACGCATGGGTCCTATATGCTATATGCTAGTAACTCtctcgcgcgcgcacacacgaaaaaaaaagagcagGAGCAAGGTGAGAAAGCAGCAGATTCGATATCCTAGAACCGCAGCTTCTTGTGGCGTAGATTTTCTCCTGGGTTGAAATGCGTAGGCAAAAGTACCTGAACGAACCTGACCGGAATGTCATGCGAGACTGTTACTAGAATACtagggccctgtttagttctttacctgtaaacgcaaaaataTCGTAAACGCATTATTTTACAAcagaattttgctaatttgaagcactaaatgaagtctatttacatttttttttgcatggatgggctgtaaatcacgagacaaatctaatgaggctacttaatccatgatttgcaacatgatgctacagtaatcatccgctaattattgattaaacatggattaattagcatcattagattcgtctcgcgatttacaacataTCTAttgaaaaatttttgcaaatagacttcatttagtacttcaaatgactaagattcctttgcaaatttttttttacaaaatgaactaaacagaccCTTGCTAGCTTATTATCTTTTCGTTCAGGTCATGATGTCAGGTCAGTCCCCAAGTCTTGGCGTGCATTGCATCAGTGAGAAACACATGAGCAGCAGTACATGCTCACGCTGCTCCGATCCTCCAGCTGAAACAACTTTTGCAGCCTGCGTTCGGATTCGGCGCATGTGTCCTCGCCGAATTTCAATCGGTGGCCGGAGACATTGGCCATTGTCCTGGAGGTGaagtcgccggccgccggactttgtgcttctcttGATCAGACAGGGAGGCAGCAGAGCACGACGACGACGGGCAGCGGGCTCGAATCAGATCGGGGCGGCCCCGTCCAGGCGTCCACACGGCACCAATCTCGATGCGCGGCGGGTTCCTCCGCCCTGCTCGCGTTTAAAAGGCGCACGCGTCCCAAGCCATCCCCTGCTCACCATCGCACACGCCACCGAGCGCGCGCCGCAACCTGCCAGCGCAGAGCTCGACAAGCGGCGGCACCCAGGGCAGAGGCCCGAGCCCCCAGCCCCACATGGCgatgacgccgccgcctcctgctgctgctgctgatccgGCCGCAGCCGCGCACAGCGTCTTCGTGTACGGGAGCCTCATGGCGGACGAGGTCGTGCGCGCCATCCTCAAGCGCGTCCCGCCCGCCGCCCCGGCGCTCCTCCCCAACTAGTACGCCCCTGGCCGCCTGGCCCTGCCTTGCCCTCCCCCCATCCCCTCCCTCCCGCTTTTCCCCCGTCTCGGTGGACGGGGGCTCCTGATTCCCCGCGGGCATCGCCATCGCGCCATCGCTTTGTCCGTCTCCCTGCTGAGATtcgctgcgggctgcggcgctgaTGCGCTGACGCGCCGTCACGAGATGCTCTCTGCTTCCGTCACCGCGTGTGATTGACCACTAGTAGATCAGTGTTACgattatttatttgtttatttttaCATGCTGTGATTCGCCGATCCGTGGAGTGGATGGATATGGGCGCCACGCACGCCAACACCGAAATTCCTGCACTGATTTTTTGCCTGTGCAAGTTCAGTCTTAAACATGCTATTCCTatgggtttttttttcctttttggcaGCCACCGGTTCAACATCAAGGGCCGTATTTATCCGGCGATCCTGCCCGCCGAGAGCAAGAAAGTTGCAGGAATGGTCTGCGCCACTCAACCCGTAGCTTCGACCCTGCACCAAACTCTTGCTTTGCTTATGCTGATTGGTCTGCAGGTTATCATGGGTGTTACTGACGAAGAGCTCCGGCTTCTGGATGCATTTGAAGATGTGGAGTACACGAGGACAAGAGTCGAGATATCGTTAGCTGTAAGTATGTTCAAACCATATACTAGGCAGATACTATAGCACGTTAGTCATAAATTTCTTGAGAGGTGAAACACTTTAAATAAACTAGCCTGGTACTAACTTGGCTGTTTCCAGAAACCCTGACCGCTGACCGGAAACCGTATTACCAGTGTCTTTGTCTTCCCTGGAGCAGTAACTACATGAGTGGCCATGCTTTTCCTCATTTCTTAATCCTAAAACTCCGTGCCAAATTCTAAACCATCTCTCGTTGTTTTGATTCATGCTTTGCCCAGGAATAGTTGCACTGTTTGCCTGCTCATATAGATTGTACTCTGCTAAAATAAAGGTGGTTTTGCGTTGTAGGACCCTTCGGAGAAAATGCTGGCTGACACATATGTGTGGAGCGACGCAGAGGATCCAAATCTGTATGGCGAATGGGATTTTGAGGTGAGGATGTTTCCATTCATATCATTACCGTTTCCAACAATCGGGGGGCAGTATTCATCAGTCTTAGTATTCTGGATGTTTCATCCCCATAGCTGATTGATGCTGATCCTTGTGAAAGATCTCTTATACTGAGCTATTCTCATCAGTAGGAATGTAGGTTGATGCAGCTTACGTTATGGCAATAGGAGAACTACAGCATCCTTAGGACCTCTAGGAGTTCATATTCAAAATGCTGAATAGAACAGCTATAACTTCCCTTAAAATTCTGGTGGAACCTCACTCTGCCTCCATGTGATTagctttttttttgcgggtatccATGTGATTAGCTTCATGGAGCAAAATGTTCAACTCCTGAAAACATAGACCTAACCCCagcaacaattttttttaagatGAAACTAGTTATGGATCATGTACTGATCAATACGTTTTCCATGTTCTCATCTATTTACATTACAGCCACGGCCCAAAATGTGCTATTACATGTAGGCTTCAGTTTTCTAATTTCAAAGACCGTGACTTCTCTGCaggagtggaagaagctacatATGAAGGATTTTCTCGCTATGACCAATGGTTTCATGCACGAAATCGAACAGCCTGAAGCCAAGACCCGGGTCGAGACCTACCAGTCATTCATGCAACAACAGGAACAGCCAGCATCGGAGACCCAGGTTGAGGGTTGAGACCTGCAGTTCTGCTGGTCGTTCTCAGGAAGAATTGTACTCCTACTAGCACTGGGCTTTACTATCTGTAATAAGTTGCCTGCATGATTTGTGAATAATATCTTTATTGGATCACCGTATAAAATATCATAACAGTTACAGATGAAATAAAATTTCCTCTTCTTTAGATCATGTGTCTTGTACTAATGCATTGTACAAATTATTAGCTGTCTTCTGGGAATGGTTGGGTGCTCCCTAATTTGTTTGTGTTCATGCTAATCTGTGGCTTCAGCCTGCAATGACTGCGTTGTTTGTAACGTACTACTGTCAACCTTCTGAGATCTCAAGTATTGCAAAGCCTAAATAAAATTGGCGCcaaccacccccccccccccccccccccccaatttcTCAACTTCAAGGAAAACAAAAGCTCCATCTGTGGCTTGGTAAAGTTTGTGTCATCTTGAAGATAATCTCACAATT comes from Panicum virgatum strain AP13 chromosome 4K, P.virgatum_v5, whole genome shotgun sequence and encodes:
- the LOC120704404 gene encoding AIG2-like protein D — protein: MAMTPPPPAAAADPAAAAHSVFVYGSLMADEVVRAILKRVPPAAPALLPNYHRFNIKGRIYPAILPAESKKVAGMVIMGVTDEELRLLDAFEDVEYTRTRVEISLADPSEKMLADTYVWSDAEDPNLYGEWDFEEWKKLHMKDFLAMTNGFMHEIEQPEAKTRVETYQSFMQQQEQPASETQVEG